The following proteins come from a genomic window of Campylobacter concisus:
- the yajC gene encoding preprotein translocase subunit YajC, protein MQNADFLTSLLPLVVLFAIFYFLVIRPQQKQQKAHAAMLAALDKGDKIITNGGLICEVIKAENDFIKVKLNDDVIVRIAREFVAKKIEDK, encoded by the coding sequence ATGCAAAACGCTGATTTTTTAACATCATTACTACCTCTTGTTGTGCTTTTCGCCATATTTTACTTTTTGGTTATTAGACCTCAACAAAAACAACAAAAAGCCCATGCAGCAATGCTCGCAGCTCTTGATAAAGGTGATAAGATAATAACTAATGGCGGACTTATCTGCGAAGTGATTAAAGCCGAAAATGATTTTATCAAAGTTAAACTTAACGATGATGTAATCGTTCGTATAGCACGCGAGTTTGTAGCTAAAAAGATCGAAGATAAATAA
- a CDS encoding apolipoprotein N-acyltransferase: MLKNQRFAWISLFVRFLNGHFSTKIIIKAFVGAFLLSNFIFLSLFENLLLNFISPFLTLTGIYIIINLSRAGFFVAGFFTGILWFYWISFSFIYYDLIWLIPFVILFVAIVYGFMFWIASFPSFIVLRAILLFLVSYIHPFGFNWFNLEATLVLGAFEPSTRGLIFMFLAAISLSLKDKILKFILAFICLIAALQFKSGEAKTLPFDVELINTDVAQRVRWDKSLRMKFTNENLDMINSAIAEQKRLIVLPESAFPLFMTNEPLLVDELKELSKKITIVAGALAYENKQFYNSAFLFQDGNLRRMDKKFLVPFGEEIPLPKFMQDAVNKIFFGGASDFKRAENFSDYEVDGVKIRNAICYEATKEELYNGEFDVVVTITNNGWFIPSSEPVLQMLLIKHLATKYNKAVYHSVNGSKSEIIKPKKAFWDEF, translated from the coding sequence ATGTTAAAAAATCAGCGTTTTGCATGGATTTCCTTATTTGTAAGATTTTTAAATGGGCATTTTAGCACTAAAATTATAATAAAAGCCTTTGTCGGTGCTTTTTTGCTTTCCAACTTTATTTTTTTAAGCCTCTTCGAGAATTTGCTCTTAAATTTTATCTCGCCGTTTCTAACTTTGACTGGAATTTACATCATCATAAATTTAAGCAGAGCTGGTTTTTTCGTGGCTGGATTTTTCACAGGAATTTTATGGTTTTATTGGATTAGCTTTAGTTTTATCTACTACGATCTGATCTGGCTCATACCTTTTGTCATCCTCTTTGTAGCCATTGTTTACGGATTTATGTTTTGGATAGCCTCTTTCCCAAGCTTTATAGTGCTTAGAGCTATTTTGCTATTTTTAGTAAGCTATATTCATCCATTTGGCTTTAACTGGTTTAACCTTGAAGCAACGCTTGTTTTAGGCGCTTTTGAGCCAAGTACGAGAGGGCTTATTTTTATGTTTTTAGCAGCCATTTCTTTGAGTTTAAAAGATAAAATTTTAAAATTTATCCTAGCTTTTATCTGCCTCATCGCCGCTTTGCAGTTTAAAAGTGGTGAGGCAAAGACTTTGCCATTTGACGTGGAGCTAATAAACACCGATGTCGCTCAAAGGGTGCGCTGGGATAAAAGCTTACGCATGAAATTTACAAATGAAAATTTAGACATGATAAATAGCGCTATCGCCGAGCAAAAACGCCTCATCGTGCTTCCAGAGAGTGCATTTCCACTATTTATGACAAATGAGCCACTACTTGTCGATGAGCTAAAAGAGCTTTCAAAAAAGATAACCATCGTAGCTGGCGCGCTTGCCTATGAAAATAAGCAATTTTATAACTCTGCATTTTTGTTTCAAGATGGCAATCTTAGGCGAATGGATAAGAAATTTTTAGTACCATTTGGAGAAGAAATTCCTCTGCCAAAATTTATGCAAGATGCAGTAAATAAGATATTTTTTGGTGGAGCTAGTGACTTTAAAAGGGCTGAAAATTTTAGCGACTACGAGGTAGATGGAGTAAAAATTAGAAACGCTATCTGCTATGAGGCAACAAAAGAGGAGCTTTATAATGGCGAATTTGACGTGGTCGTGACTATCACAAATAACGGCTGGTTTATACCAAGTAGCGAACCTGTGCTTCAAATGTTGCTTATAAAGCATCTTGCTACAAAATATAATAAAGCGGTCTATCACAGCGTAAATGGCTCAAAAAGTGAGATCATAAAGCCTAAAAAAGCGTTTTGGGATGAGTTTTAA
- the secD gene encoding protein translocase subunit SecD — protein sequence MRNARVTYRLVILILALIFGFGFSVPSFFQTQSGAKISLGLDLQGGLHMLLGVETSEAIHSKIKSIAGSINYYAKKEDVLIDKFKIKEENIDFTLLDGDEAPKVDKALAEIKGLNIKKDGLNYSISLTEQERTDTIEYAISQAVETIRNRLDQFGLAEPTVARQGKDNILVELPGIKTEEDEQRARDLIAKAAHLQLMAVDDKRQDQANAMSEAEAESYGDVIFKDAKNDRVKYVVKNIPVLDGSMLTDAKVAFSQQNNLPIINFTLNSEGARIFGDFTGANVGKRLAIVLDGKVYSAPVINERIGGGSGQISGGFTLDEAHDVAIALRSGALLAPVKMLEKRSVGPSLGQESINQSMVALAAGSILVVLFMLVYYGISGIFANIALVADVVILVAVMALFGATLTLPGMAGIVLTIGMAVDANVIINERIRELLREGVAIRTAVQKGYEHAMSAIIDSNLTTIITVAVLYAYGTGPVKGFAVTMAIGIMASMLTAILGTHGMFDAAMDKIEKSGNTRLWFGYKRS from the coding sequence ATGCGTAACGCAAGAGTCACATATAGGCTAGTTATCTTAATATTAGCCTTGATTTTTGGTTTTGGCTTTTCGGTGCCATCTTTTTTTCAAACACAAAGTGGAGCTAAAATTTCACTTGGCCTTGATCTTCAAGGCGGCCTTCATATGCTACTTGGTGTTGAAACGAGCGAAGCTATTCACTCAAAAATAAAATCAATAGCTGGAAGTATAAATTATTATGCTAAAAAAGAAGATGTGTTAATTGATAAATTTAAGATTAAAGAAGAGAACATTGACTTTACTCTCCTTGATGGCGACGAGGCTCCAAAAGTAGATAAAGCACTAGCCGAGATAAAGGGGCTTAATATTAAAAAAGATGGTTTAAATTACAGCATATCTTTAACCGAGCAAGAAAGAACGGATACGATCGAATATGCGATCTCGCAAGCTGTTGAAACCATCAGAAACAGACTTGATCAGTTTGGTCTAGCTGAGCCAACTGTTGCCAGACAGGGCAAAGATAATATCCTAGTTGAGCTTCCTGGTATAAAAACTGAAGAGGATGAACAAAGAGCAAGAGATCTCATCGCAAAGGCTGCTCACTTGCAGCTTATGGCAGTTGATGATAAAAGACAAGATCAGGCTAATGCAATGAGCGAGGCTGAAGCTGAAAGCTACGGCGATGTGATCTTTAAAGATGCTAAAAATGACCGCGTGAAATACGTCGTTAAAAATATCCCAGTGCTTGACGGCTCGATGCTAACTGATGCAAAAGTCGCATTTTCTCAGCAAAATAACTTGCCTATTATAAATTTCACTCTTAACTCAGAAGGCGCTAGAATTTTTGGTGATTTTACTGGCGCAAATGTCGGCAAAAGGCTTGCTATTGTACTTGATGGCAAGGTTTATTCAGCTCCTGTTATAAATGAAAGAATAGGTGGCGGCAGCGGCCAGATCAGCGGTGGTTTTACCCTTGATGAGGCTCACGACGTAGCGATCGCACTTAGAAGTGGCGCACTTTTAGCACCTGTGAAGATGCTAGAAAAAAGAAGCGTTGGTCCATCTTTAGGCCAAGAGAGCATCAACCAAAGCATGGTTGCTCTTGCTGCTGGATCTATCTTGGTTGTGCTATTTATGCTAGTTTATTATGGAATTTCTGGAATTTTTGCAAATATCGCGCTAGTTGCGGATGTCGTTATATTAGTTGCTGTCATGGCACTTTTTGGAGCTACGCTTACCTTGCCAGGTATGGCTGGTATCGTGCTAACGATTGGTATGGCAGTTGATGCAAACGTCATCATAAACGAGCGTATACGTGAGCTTTTACGTGAAGGTGTTGCGATAAGGACAGCTGTCCAAAAGGGCTATGAGCACGCCATGAGTGCGATCATTGACTCAAACTTAACTACTATCATTACAGTTGCTGTGCTTTATGCTTATGGTACTGGCCCAGTTAAAGGCTTTGCTGTGACAATGGCCATAGGTATCATGGCTTCTATGCTAACAGCCATTTTAGGCACACATGGCATGTTTGATGCTGCTATGGACAAGATAGAAAAAAGTGGAAATACCAGACTTTGGTTTGGTTATAAAAGGAGCTAA
- the secF gene encoding protein translocase subunit SecF translates to MQIFTKAKVYDFMRFRFASLAFSIFLFVGSIVLLATKGLNYGIDFSGGTLIQLKYDTKAPLDKIRDAFGTNEVLKNASVTEFGSEDEAVIRFSGSSSNLTGDVGAEIKQILKDTGNFEVRRVDIVGPKVGDELRQKGLMALGISLIGVLIYITFRFEWRFALAAIATEIHDIIITVGAISLFDIDVNLDTLAAILTVLGYSLNDTIIIFDRIREGIKESKRTDIEGVINESVSATLSRTILTSATTMMTVLVLFLFGGDMIHGFSFILIVGIVIGTISSIYISSPFLIWFKFSIEHFRSRETEKQKIKKEREKERAMFEKGVV, encoded by the coding sequence ATGCAAATTTTTACTAAAGCAAAAGTTTATGATTTTATGCGTTTTAGATTTGCTTCACTAGCATTTTCTATATTTTTATTTGTTGGCTCTATTGTTTTACTTGCTACAAAGGGGTTAAACTACGGCATTGATTTCTCTGGCGGTACGCTTATTCAGCTCAAATACGACACAAAAGCGCCACTTGATAAAATTCGTGATGCTTTTGGCACAAATGAAGTGCTTAAAAATGCCTCTGTTACCGAGTTTGGAAGCGAAGATGAAGCTGTTATTAGATTTTCAGGCTCAAGCTCAAATTTAACCGGCGACGTCGGTGCTGAGATAAAGCAAATCTTAAAAGACACTGGGAATTTTGAAGTAAGACGTGTCGATATTGTTGGTCCAAAGGTTGGCGATGAGCTCAGACAAAAGGGTTTAATGGCTCTAGGAATTTCTCTAATAGGTGTGCTAATTTACATCACTTTTAGATTTGAGTGGCGTTTTGCTCTAGCTGCAATCGCAACTGAAATTCACGATATCATCATAACTGTTGGTGCTATTTCGTTATTTGATATAGATGTAAATTTAGATACTTTAGCAGCTATTTTAACAGTGCTTGGCTACTCTCTAAATGATACTATCATCATTTTTGACAGGATAAGAGAGGGTATCAAAGAGAGTAAGAGAACTGATATCGAGGGCGTTATCAATGAGTCAGTCTCAGCCACACTTTCAAGGACTATCTTAACTTCAGCCACTACGATGATGACGGTTCTTGTGTTATTTTTATTTGGTGGAGATATGATACATGGATTTTCATTTATTCTTATCGTTGGTATTGTCATAGGAACTATCAGCTCGATCTACATCTCTTCGCCGTTTCTTATCTGGTTTAAATTTAGCATCGAGCATTTTAGAAGTAGAGAGACTGAAAAGCAAAAGATAAAAAAAGAGCGCGAAAAAGAGCGTGCTATGTTTGAGAAAGGCGTTGTGTAA
- a CDS encoding DUF6394 family protein, which yields MNWGKVIYIFFALMSLTTTAEFLYDKNEIALFVAASINLVSTLLKIGVKNLLSAELFASSLVADLHLIPAFVILQVSENITLSYSLAIGAVIANIFSLALVLIESSKAQEEF from the coding sequence ATGAACTGGGGAAAAGTTATCTACATATTTTTTGCATTGATGAGTCTTACGACCACGGCAGAATTTTTATATGATAAAAACGAGATTGCACTTTTTGTGGCAGCTAGTATAAATTTGGTTTCAACGCTACTTAAGATTGGTGTTAAAAATTTACTCTCGGCTGAGCTTTTTGCAAGCTCGCTGGTTGCTGATTTGCACCTTATACCAGCTTTTGTTATTTTGCAAGTCTCTGAAAATATAACACTTAGCTATTCGTTGGCTATTGGCGCAGTCATTGCAAATATATTTTCACTAGCCTTGGTTTTAATAGAATCAAGCAAAGCTCAAGAAGAATTTTAG